One Apostichopus japonicus isolate 1M-3 chromosome 7, ASM3797524v1, whole genome shotgun sequence genomic region harbors:
- the LOC139969600 gene encoding serine/arginine-rich splicing factor 3-like, producing MSENKAHYKDYGPLDCKVYIGGLGEDANRYEIWDEFEKFGTLRNVWVARNPPGFAFVEFKDHNDAADAVENLDQKIICKRRVRVQLSSGESRKGGGSRSRGQLCYECGRPGHLARECKGRRGRGRYPGKRYSRSRSRSRSYERKRSPSRSRSRSPAARRSRSRSRSRSPYKGAGRSYDQD from the exons ATGTCGGAAAACAAAGCACACTACAAGGACTACGGCCCATTGGACTGTAAAGTCTACATCGGAGGCCTCGGAGAAGACGCAAACAGATATGAGATATGGGATGAATTTGAAAAGTTTGGCACTCTCCGGAATGTCTGGGTGGCCAGAAACCCTCCCGGCTTCGCCTTCGTCGAGTTTAAGGATCACAACGACGCGGCAGATGCCGTCGAAAATCTGGATCAGAA GATTATCTGCAAGAGAAGGGTGAGGGTCCAGCTCTCATCGGGAGAAAGCAGAAAAGGCGGTGGCTCGCGCAGCAGAGGTCAACTGTGCTACGAGTGTGGACGTCCTGGTCACCTCGCTAGGGAGTGCAAAGGGAGACGTGGTAGAGGCCGCTATCCGGGCAAGAGATATTCTAG GTCTCGTTCACGGTCACGGTCGTATGAGCGCAAGAGGTCACCATCTCGTTCCCGGTCCCGGTCTCCTGCTGCACGTCGTAGCCGCag TCGATCCCGATCCCGTTCGCCCTACAAAGGTGCCGGCAGAAGTTACGACCAGGACTAG